In Clostridium sp., one DNA window encodes the following:
- a CDS encoding isocitrate dehydrogenase (NAD(+)) → MRQKVTLIKGDGIGPEVCMAAKRVIDKSGADIDWEIFEAGAAVIEKYGTPIPDHIINSIRKNGVALKGPVTTPVGKGFRSVNVTLRKQLNLYANIRPIKTYAGVKSRYENVDLVIFRENTEDLYAGIEHMVSDEIAESIKIISKNASRKIVKAAFDYAVKNGRKKVTAVHKANIMKLSDGLFLKTAQEVAKEYEGIEFESVIVDAMSMKLVLNPENYDVLVMPNLYGDILSDMASGLIGGLGLVPGANVGEDTAVFEAAHGSAPDIAGKNKANPTAIILSSIMMLRYLGENIPADRIENAVEAVLKDGKYLTCDLGGNSTTDEFTDAIISKLDFN, encoded by the coding sequence ATGAGACAAAAAGTTACCCTTATTAAGGGGGATGGAATAGGGCCTGAAGTTTGTATGGCAGCCAAAAGGGTCATAGATAAGAGCGGAGCTGATATTGACTGGGAGATCTTTGAAGCTGGAGCTGCCGTAATTGAAAAGTACGGTACGCCAATACCGGATCATATAATAAATAGCATAAGAAAAAACGGAGTAGCCCTTAAGGGGCCGGTTACCACACCTGTTGGGAAAGGCTTCAGAAGTGTAAATGTAACCCTCAGGAAGCAGTTAAACCTGTATGCAAATATAAGACCTATAAAAACCTATGCTGGTGTAAAATCCAGATATGAAAATGTAGATCTTGTTATTTTTAGAGAGAATACAGAGGATTTATATGCCGGCATCGAGCATATGGTAAGTGATGAGATAGCCGAGAGTATAAAGATAATATCAAAAAATGCAAGTAGAAAGATAGTAAAAGCCGCATTTGATTATGCAGTTAAAAATGGAAGGAAAAAGGTTACTGCTGTTCATAAGGCAAATATAATGAAACTTTCGGATGGCCTGTTTCTTAAAACTGCACAGGAAGTGGCCAAAGAGTATGAAGGCATTGAATTTGAAAGTGTGATAGTAGATGCAATGAGCATGAAACTTGTACTTAATCCTGAAAATTATGATGTTCTTGTAATGCCGAATTTATATGGTGATATCTTATCCGATATGGCATCGGGACTCATAGGCGGACTAGGACTGGTTCCTGGAGCAAATGTAGGTGAGGATACAGCAGTATTTGAAGCTGCACATGGATCTGCACCTGATATTGCAGGTAAAAATAAAGCCAATCCTACGGCTATAATACTTTCATCAATCATGATGCTTAGATATCTTGGAGAAAACATCCCGGCGGATAGGATAGAGAATGCAGTTGAGGCCGTGCTTAAAGATGGAAAGTACCTGACCTGTGATCTTGGCGGAAATTCTACTACCGATGAATTTACAGATGCAATAATTTCAAAATTGGATTTCAATTAA
- a CDS encoding hydrolase, translated as MEKINKKTGKYVPHINGTLRGHMINLPDVIRQTSGIKVFGKRLKSFAFTTDVAVIKNINADAVFAVYPFTPQSVISEALVAASDVPVFCGVGGGLTTGKRVINLALNAEFTGAMGVVVNSPTSDEIIKAMSDSIDIPIVVTVVSERDDIQKRIDAGVSILNVSAGSSTPELVGSIRRQFPEFPIMATGGKDEKSIEKTIMAGANAIVYTPPSTSELFKESMERYRKM; from the coding sequence ATGGAAAAAATTAATAAGAAAACAGGCAAATATGTTCCACATATAAATGGGACACTCAGAGGTCATATGATAAATCTACCTGATGTAATAAGGCAGACATCAGGAATAAAGGTATTTGGCAAGAGATTGAAATCTTTTGCCTTTACGACAGATGTGGCAGTTATAAAAAATATAAATGCAGATGCAGTTTTCGCTGTATATCCATTCACGCCTCAGTCCGTCATATCTGAAGCCCTTGTAGCAGCTTCAGATGTACCTGTTTTTTGCGGCGTAGGAGGCGGACTTACTACGGGGAAAAGAGTTATAAATCTGGCATTGAATGCAGAATTCACGGGAGCAATGGGAGTTGTTGTAAATAGTCCTACGTCAGATGAAATAATAAAAGCCATGAGCGATTCCATTGATATACCAATTGTTGTAACAGTAGTTTCCGAAAGGGACGACATACAGAAGAGAATAGATGCGGGTGTTTCAATTTTAAATGTATCTGCAGGTAGCAGTACACCTGAACTTGTTGGGAGTATAAGGAGACAATTTCCTGAGTTCCCTATAATGGCTACAGGCGGCAAGGATGAAAAATCAATAGAGAAAACTATAATGGCGGGTGCAAATGCTATTGTCTATACTCCGCCGTCCACATCTGAACTGTTTAAGGAGAGCATGGAAAGATATAGAAAAATGTAG
- the metF gene encoding methylenetetrahydrofolate reductase [NAD(P)H], which yields MSIIDIFNDKEFILSFEVIPFKNKSNFPSFENRINNLSKMNPDFISVTYGAAGRSKNGSMETALYIKNKYNIEVLSHLTCINSTEEEIEKYISELADGGINNILALRGDIVRNSNSQINNKYRYAKELVKYISRKRDMCIAVAAYPEGHAESSNLDEDIFHLKEKVDCGADFLITQFFFSNDYFYTFREKLGKIGLDIPLLAGIMPVVKARQVKSMSLLGGASLPKELLAIIDKYGENEEDFFKAGVEYSLNQTRDLVKNGIKGIHLYTMNDLTAVNYIVDNLYN from the coding sequence ATGAGCATAATAGATATATTCAATGACAAGGAATTTATACTTTCCTTTGAAGTTATACCATTTAAGAATAAAAGTAATTTCCCGAGCTTTGAAAACAGGATCAATAATTTGAGCAAAATGAATCCGGATTTTATAAGTGTAACTTATGGAGCTGCAGGAAGAAGTAAAAATGGATCCATGGAGACTGCACTTTATATAAAGAACAAATACAATATAGAGGTGCTGTCACATCTCACCTGCATAAATTCTACAGAGGAAGAAATAGAGAAATACATATCGGAGCTTGCTGATGGCGGAATAAATAATATACTTGCACTCAGAGGAGATATTGTCAGGAATTCCAATTCACAAATAAATAATAAATACAGATATGCAAAGGAACTTGTAAAATATATTTCAAGAAAGAGAGATATGTGTATTGCAGTTGCAGCATATCCCGAAGGACATGCGGAATCAAGTAATCTGGATGAAGATATTTTTCATCTGAAGGAGAAGGTGGACTGCGGGGCGGATTTTCTTATCACCCAGTTTTTCTTCAGCAATGACTATTTCTACACGTTCAGGGAAAAACTGGGCAAGATTGGGCTGGATATACCTCTGCTGGCAGGTATAATGCCGGTTGTTAAGGCAAGACAGGTTAAGAGCATGAGTCTGCTTGGCGGCGCAAGTTTGCCTAAAGAACTTTTGGCCATAATAGATAAATATGGGGAAAATGAAGAAGACTTCTTTAAAGCGGGAGTAGAATACAGCTTGAATCAAACACGCGATTTGGTGAAAAATGGAATAAAGGGTATTCACTTGTATACCATGAATGACTTGACTGCTGTGAACTACATAGTAGATAATTTGTATAATTGA
- the metA gene encoding homoserine O-acetyltransferase MetA, producing the protein MPINIPNGLPACKILKAENIFVMNEKRAVKQDIRPLNIVILNLMPVKTVTETQLLRLLGNSPLQVDITLVYPKSHKSKNTSEEYLFKYYETFDEIRHRKFDGMIITGAPVEKLEFEDVDYWDELTEIMDWSLKNVYSTFHICWGAQAGLYYHFGIPKYPLDKKLFGVFPHTITRKNVKLLRGFDDLFYAPHSRHTTIKREDIQSVPELEILSESEEAGIYIAATKGGRDIFVMGHSEYDTLTLKQEYERDKASNLPIEIPKNYFPDDDTKKAPLSMWKGHANLLFLNWLNYYVYQETPYDLNKL; encoded by the coding sequence ATGCCAATAAATATACCTAATGGTCTTCCAGCTTGCAAGATATTGAAAGCTGAAAATATATTTGTAATGAACGAAAAACGTGCAGTCAAGCAGGATATACGTCCTCTCAATATAGTAATATTGAATCTGATGCCCGTCAAGACTGTCACTGAAACACAACTGCTCAGACTTCTTGGCAATTCCCCGCTTCAAGTGGACATAACCCTTGTATACCCAAAATCCCATAAGTCAAAAAATACTTCCGAAGAATATCTTTTCAAGTATTACGAGACATTTGACGAAATACGTCACAGAAAATTTGACGGGATGATAATAACGGGAGCACCTGTAGAAAAGTTGGAATTTGAAGATGTAGATTACTGGGATGAACTCACTGAAATAATGGACTGGTCCCTGAAAAACGTCTATTCAACCTTCCACATATGCTGGGGGGCTCAGGCCGGTCTTTACTATCATTTTGGTATTCCAAAATATCCATTGGACAAAAAGTTGTTTGGAGTGTTTCCACATACCATCACCAGGAAGAATGTAAAACTATTAAGGGGTTTTGATGATCTGTTTTATGCCCCTCATTCGAGGCATACAACTATAAAAAGAGAGGATATTCAAAGTGTTCCTGAACTTGAAATACTCTCAGAATCAGAAGAAGCAGGAATCTATATAGCAGCTACAAAGGGCGGCCGCGATATCTTTGTCATGGGACATTCCGAATATGATACCCTGACATTGAAGCAGGAATATGAAAGGGACAAGGCAAGCAACCTTCCTATAGAAATTCCAAAAAATTATTTTCCTGATGATGATACAAAAAAAGCTCCACTGTCCATGTGGAAAGGACATGCCAATTTACTATTTTTAAATTGGCTCAACTATTACGTATATCAGGAAACACCATATGACTTGAACAAGCTCTAA
- a CDS encoding homocysteine S-methyltransferase family protein, producing MDFNDLFKRFEDKFIFFDGAMGTMLQKSGLKAGDLPEILNITNGNTIKKIHEVYLDSGADIIITNTFGANELKYSDSEYSSDEVIEAGVRVAKAAVRGRKDKFVALDMGPIGQVMEPTGNLTFETAYKLFKKQVVIGEREGADIILIETMMDIYETKAAILAAKENSSLPVFCTMTFQENARTLMGTDPRTMVFVLEGLGVDALGVNCSLGPKDLQPIVDEILRYSSTPVMVQPNAGLPKYDGKETYYDVKAAEFSEQMKIMAEKGVRILGGCCGTDPEFIKATIELVSGLKPLCPEKKEFTAVTSGNQTVIIGGRTRIIGERINPTGKAAYKQELREKKIGYIQREALYQKEEGADILELNVGLPEIDEVEMMKKAVKAIQQVSYLPVSIDSPNPDALEAGVRLYRGKPLINSVNGKEKTMEEVFPIVKKYGGCIIALTIDEAGIANTAEERFAIAEKIVKRAEEFGISRKDIIVDCLSLTASAQQKEVMETVRAIRMVKEKLGVKTTLGVSNVSYGLPNRKLLNRTFLLMALEAGLDLPIMNPGDEGMKDTIAAFEVLSYRDVDSKNFIEKYKDMPKESNQNKKNNVVDKSKDGKHQKDKIDKKTLKQIIIDGMEDEAILATSQLLKLKKPLDIVNLYVIPALDEVGAKYEAKEIFLPQLMQSAETVKKSFEVIKKSMVESGQSNVDKGRIVLATVKGDIHDIGKNIVKVLLENYGFNVIDLGKDVDIERVVDCVKQNNIRVVGLSALMTTTVINMKKTIEALRKSNLCCKVIVGGAVLNQEYADMIGADFYARDARDTVKIAEKIFSQNELEFVK from the coding sequence ATGGATTTTAACGATTTGTTTAAAAGATTCGAGGATAAATTTATATTTTTTGACGGTGCTATGGGGACAATGCTTCAGAAAAGTGGACTTAAAGCCGGCGATCTTCCTGAAATATTGAACATAACAAATGGAAATACAATCAAGAAAATACATGAAGTCTACCTTGATTCTGGTGCAGATATTATAATAACAAATACTTTTGGGGCAAATGAATTGAAATACAGTGATTCTGAATATTCTTCAGATGAAGTGATAGAGGCCGGGGTTAGAGTTGCAAAAGCTGCTGTCAGGGGAAGAAAGGATAAATTCGTGGCACTTGACATGGGCCCTATAGGCCAGGTCATGGAGCCTACTGGGAACCTCACTTTTGAAACTGCCTATAAACTTTTTAAAAAACAGGTAGTCATAGGTGAAAGGGAAGGAGCCGATATAATACTGATTGAGACAATGATGGATATATATGAGACCAAGGCTGCCATACTTGCAGCAAAGGAAAACAGTTCCCTTCCGGTTTTTTGCACTATGACTTTTCAGGAAAACGCCAGAACTCTGATGGGGACAGATCCCAGAACCATGGTTTTTGTTCTGGAAGGTCTTGGGGTTGATGCACTTGGAGTCAATTGTTCGCTTGGACCAAAGGATCTTCAGCCCATAGTGGATGAAATTTTAAGGTACTCGTCTACTCCTGTCATGGTTCAGCCAAATGCCGGTCTGCCAAAATATGATGGGAAAGAAACCTATTATGATGTAAAAGCAGCTGAGTTTTCAGAACAAATGAAGATCATGGCAGAAAAAGGAGTAAGAATACTAGGAGGATGCTGCGGCACGGACCCTGAATTCATCAAGGCCACTATAGAACTGGTAAGCGGACTCAAGCCTTTATGTCCGGAGAAAAAAGAATTTACTGCAGTGACTTCAGGCAATCAAACTGTAATAATAGGTGGTAGAACAAGAATAATAGGTGAAAGAATAAATCCTACTGGAAAAGCCGCATATAAACAGGAACTTAGGGAGAAGAAGATAGGATATATCCAGAGAGAGGCCCTGTATCAGAAAGAAGAAGGCGCAGACATACTTGAACTGAATGTAGGACTTCCTGAAATAGATGAAGTTGAAATGATGAAAAAGGCTGTAAAGGCAATACAGCAGGTTTCATACCTCCCGGTAAGCATAGACAGTCCAAATCCCGACGCCCTTGAGGCCGGAGTGAGATTATACAGGGGCAAACCTCTCATAAATTCTGTAAATGGCAAGGAAAAAACCATGGAAGAGGTTTTCCCCATAGTAAAAAAATATGGAGGCTGTATTATAGCTCTCACTATCGACGAGGCAGGAATAGCAAATACGGCGGAAGAAAGGTTTGCAATTGCGGAAAAGATAGTAAAGAGAGCTGAAGAGTTTGGAATTTCACGTAAGGATATAATAGTTGACTGCCTCTCCCTTACTGCCTCTGCCCAGCAGAAGGAAGTCATGGAGACGGTAAGGGCGATAAGAATGGTGAAGGAAAAACTTGGTGTAAAGACAACACTCGGGGTAAGCAATGTATCTTATGGACTTCCAAATAGAAAACTTTTAAACAGGACATTTTTGCTTATGGCACTGGAAGCCGGTTTGGATCTGCCGATAATGAATCCCGGAGATGAAGGAATGAAGGATACTATAGCTGCATTTGAAGTACTTTCATACAGGGATGTGGACAGTAAGAATTTTATAGAAAAGTACAAGGATATGCCGAAGGAGTCAAATCAAAATAAAAAAAACAACGTTGTAGATAAAAGCAAGGATGGAAAACACCAGAAAGATAAAATAGACAAAAAGACTCTAAAGCAGATAATTATAGACGGCATGGAGGACGAAGCGATTCTGGCTACAAGTCAGCTTTTAAAGTTGAAAAAGCCTCTGGATATAGTAAACTTATATGTTATTCCGGCACTGGATGAAGTGGGGGCAAAGTATGAAGCAAAGGAAATTTTTCTGCCGCAGCTCATGCAGTCTGCAGAGACTGTAAAGAAGTCTTTCGAAGTCATAAAGAAGAGTATGGTTGAAAGCGGACAGAGCAATGTGGATAAGGGGAGAATAGTCCTGGCAACAGTCAAGGGAGATATACACGACATAGGTAAAAACATAGTGAAGGTGCTTCTGGAGAACTATGGGTTCAACGTAATAGATCTTGGGAAAGATGTGGACATTGAGAGAGTAGTTGATTGTGTAAAGCAAAACAATATAAGGGTTGTTGGATTGAGTGCACTTATGACTACCACGGTTATAAACATGAAAAAGACGATAGAAGCTCTTAGAAAAAGTAATCTGTGCTGCAAGGTCATAGTTGGTGGAGCAGTATTGAATCAGGAATATGCAGATATGATAGGAGCTGACTTTTATGCGCGGGACGCCAGAGACACGGTTAAAATAGCTGAAAAGATCTTTTCACAAAATGAACTGGAATTTGTTAAATAA